The Cognaticolwellia beringensis genome segment TATGTAGCGGTCTTTAATAACGCTAAAAAATTATGACCTAGCAATAATATATGTTCTATACTTGAATGAAGCTGATTGAATTTTTAATCCGCAGTTGTAGAGTTGGGAGTTGTTATGCAGACACAAAAATATCCTATTGTAGATAGGCGTCAAGAACCACCAGAGCAATCAATATGGTGGTCTAAGCTCTCGTTGGCGCAAAAATTCTCTGCTAGTAGTTTAGGTAAGTTTGGCTATGAACTAAGTTTTGTGCGTAACGAGCAAGGGCACAGTCTAGCGGTGTTAATGTGTAACTCAGGCGTTGCAGTGATCACCGAAGATGGGGACATTAATACTTCACCAGATATAAAAGTACGTTAATTTTATAAACTTTTTCTCTAAAAAATTGACTTCAAATTTTACGTTTTATACTATATTTTTTTGATGAATTCTTCTGCATCATTTAGTACCAAATCGATTTGCTCAAAAAACTCAAAAAATTCCGGCTGTAAGTCATCTAAGCCAATACCTCTTTTTAATTCCGTTTCAAGCTCATGAGTTACTTTCCCTAGACTGGGTACACCAGAATAGCAGCAAGCTCCATTAAGTTTATGTATTAACACTTTTAGTTGTTCAATATCTTGCGAGATAAGTGCTTCAGAAATATTTGCTTTGGTTTCTGGCAAGCTATTAACCAAGCCAATAAACATGTCTTTGGCTAAGGGTTTTTTATGTCCGGCTCGTTGTAATGCGAGTTTCCAGTCAATAATTTGTGGTCTAGAGCTGATAACAACAGGCCCCGGTAGCGGTACAATAAGTTCTGGACGACTAGCGAGCAATGTCGAATCACAATACTCATAAATACTATGGTGAAGCATGCCTTCATCAATAGGCTTTGTAATAAATGAGTTGAAGCCATTGTCGAGTAATTTATCTTTTTCTTCTCCGAAGACGTGTGCGGTCACAGCGATTATTGGCGTGTGCTCATTAAGTGTTTGTTGACGAATAATAGACAGGGCAGAAATACCGTCTAGAACAGGCATCTGTATATCCATGAAAATAAGTGCAAATTTTTCATTGCGGCATAAATCTACCGCTTTAGCACCGTCGGTAGCTGTGGTGACATCATTTACTTGTTCGAGTAGTAATTCTTTTATCAATTTTAAATTGGCTTCATTGTCATCTACTGCTAGCACTTTTATCGGCACTTTTTGATCTGAGATTTCAATTAAATTATTACTTTCTGAAGTTAATGTTGGAACAAGTGTTTTGCTTAGGCGCTGCATAGTTATTGGTTTACTAATACAAGTTTTAGCGCCGCTTGAAATTAGAGCTTCATGTAAACTAGGAGAATTACTGTTAATGGCGAGATGAATTGAAGGAATAATGTCTTTGAGGGCAAAGATAAATTCTTTTACGTCATTTAGAGCTGATGGCGTAACGTCATGTCCTATAAGGGCAAAGTCGAAAGAGGCTAGCATTTTCTTATTTGAAAGCAGAAGATCCATTTCACTACGTTGACTAATACATGTGGTTTTCATTTTCCAACCAGCTAATATTTCACTTGTTGCTAAATGGCTAGCGGCATGAGGCTCATAATATAATATTGACTTACCACAGAGACTCTCTGGGGCTGGTAACTGTACAGTGGGTATTGTGTTTAACTCACACTGGAATGTGAACCAAAAGGTTGAACCTTGGCTTTCTATACTTTCAAAGCCAATGTTACCCTGCATTTCTGAGACTAAACGCTGTGATATAACTAACCCTAAACCGGTTCCTCCATAAATGCGGGTAACACTTTTATCTCCTTGGCCAAAGGCTTCGAATATTGAGTTTTGTTGCTGGCTGTGAATACCAATACCCGTATCTTGGACTGTAACTCTAATTCTATAAAGGTTATTGCCAATAACATTGCCTTCAAGGTTGATGTCTACCGAACCCTTATCAGTAAACTTAATGGCATTACTGGCTAAATTAACCATCACTTGTTTGATCCGCATAGCGTCTCCAATAAGAGAGTCAGGTAACTGGGGGCTAACGCGTAATGATAATTCTATATGCTTTTTATGGGCACTAGGTGCTAGTAAAGTTAGAGTTTCTTCGATGGATTCACGAATGGAAAATGGAATGTTTTCAATGATCATTTTACCCGCGTCAAGTTTAGAAAAGTCTAAAATATCATTAATAATAGATAACAAGCTGGCAGCTGAACGTTCAATTGTTTGTAAATGATCGCGCTGCGTATCGCTTAAGGGGGTTTTTAATACTTGTCTGGTAAAGCCAATAACGCCATTTAGAGGTGTGCGTAACTCATGGCTCATATTGGCTAAAAATTCAGACTTTACCTTGTTGGCATCTTGAGCTTTGCGTTTTGCGATATCTAACTCAACGTTTTGAATTTCAAACTGCTCTAAACTTTCACGTAAATCTATCGTGGCTTGGTCAATACTTCGTTGCATCTCATCTTGATAATCCCCTAAAGATTGAGCCATGGCATTAACACCATTTTTTAGGAAGTTAAGCTCGCCGACAAGTTGACCGCTAATTCGGCTTTCGATTTTACCCTCTCTAATACGATCGATAGCCAGTACCATAGATGATATTGGACGGGTTACACTATTAATGAGTTTATATGCAAACAGCGCACTGATGATAAAGCCAGCGAGTAGAATAAAAAATACAGTTATTAATAGCTGTTGCTGAGCATACTTAATCGTACTCTTGTCTATTTGTATAGCGATATAACCAATTATATTCATGTCTAAGGCAGAGTTAGTGTTTTGTGTCGTAAACTCGTCAATTATAGGGGCACGATATATAAGGTAGTCATCATAGTCGTCATATTGAATTCTTTTAGGCAAATTTTGCCCCGCTTTAATTCGCAATGTATGAGTGTCACCGTGATAAGCGCTAGTGACAAAAATTTGGTTGTCTTTGGTAAATATGGCAATGCTTTTAATAATGTCAGACTGACTACGGTGACTGAACCCTATTAAGCTTCTTAAGCTGTTTCTTTTTTTCTCTAATAGTGGTTCGGCACTGCTGATGGCAAGAGGAGATATTATGCTAGTGGCACGTTGATATATAAACTGATCGAGTTCGCTATAGCGACTATAGGATAAGTAGCCAGCAACAAGTAAACTGATTATGGTCGTCGGAACGATCGTAAGTAAAATCACCCAATCTTTCAGGCTTATTTTATGCATTTTTTGCTGAACTTTAGTGTGAAATATTTGGGTGAATAACGCTATAATGGCACAATTGTGACTAATACCAAATAGATAATCGTTCACTATGGCAGCTAATAGACAATTTATGCTGCTCTTTGATGGCAAACTAAGATAGCTATGGCAAATTTTTTTAAAGCAAGCCCCAAAAAAACGCAAGTTCAACAACAATTGACTGTTCACGTTAGTCACCTTGATCAACAAGGCTGCGGCGTCGCTTTTCAGGGTAAAAAACCAATTTTCATTGAAGGTGCGCTGCCTAATGAAACATTAGAAGTTAAGCTGTATGAGCAAAAAAGTAAGTTCTCAAAAGCAAAGTTATTACAAATTATAACGGCTAGTCCTAATCGCGCAGAAGTTAAGTGCCGTCATTATTTTCAGTGTGGTGGTTGTAACTTACAACACATGGACTATCAGTCGCAGCTAAGTTATAAGCAAGATAAAATAACGAAATTATTTTCTCGCCAAGCGCTCAATGAACCTATGCCGTGGCAAAACCCTATTGTGAGTGAACCATGGCACTATCGCCGCAAAGCAAGAATTGGCGTGCAATATAATAAACGTGGAGAACCCATTGTTGGTTTCCGCCAGCGTGAGAGTAGTCATTTAACTGAAATTAAATCTTGTCCAGTACTTGTTGAAGCATTTAATAATATATTTCCTGAACTAAAAGATATTTTAGCAAAAGTGTCAGGGAAAAATGCAATCGGTCACATTGAGATTATTGCCGCCAATGTCAATGTGGTTTTGGTGCGCCAATTAGTTAAACTGACTGCAAAAGATAAACAGCTTTGGATGAACTTTGCTAGTAAAAATGACTGGTTAGTTTACTTTGACGACGGTAAAAGCGTGACTCCTTTGATGGAAGATAAAACATTATCTTATACATTAACTGATACAATAAAAATTGAATTCTCTGTCGATAGCTTTATCCAAGTAAATCATCTCGTCAATAATAAAATGGTTGAGCAAGCCCAAGCATGGCTTATGCTAAATGAAAGCGATGTTGTACTAGATCTATTTTGTGGTTTAGGTAATTTTAGTTTACCGATGGCTCAAAAAGTATCGACTGTTGTTGGCATCGAGGGTATTGCGTCTATGGTCGATAAGGCACAAGCAAATGCCCAAAAAAATGGCATAAGTAATTGTCAATTTTACCAAGCTGATTTAAACAGTGATTGGCAAAATGAACTTTGGGCGCAGCAGAAATATACCAAGATACTACTGGATCCCGCTAGGGCTGGAGCGTATCAAGCGCTAACGCAATTATTGACTTTTAAAGTTAGCAAGATACTTTATGTTAGCTGCGATCCTGCATCCTTGGCTCGTGATGCAAAATTGCTTATTGATCATGGTTATAAAATAGAAAAAATTGCCTTAATGGACATGTTTTCGCAAACAAAGCATGTTGAAACTATGGTAATGTTTAGCTTATAAGTGTTGGCGGGAAATTGAATCAGAGGTAGGGAGTTCCATGGTTTCTGTACGTAAGTCGCATCAAATGTCACAAGCAAGTTTTGAACAATGGCTAGTTGCGCTTGAATTAGATGATGACAAGAAAGCGGCGTTAGAAAAGTTGTATCAAAAAGTCAGCGACTTATTTGATGACAAAACGCCTTGCCAGATTAAATCTTTAGAGATGGTGGAAATTCTCTCCGCTTTAAATCTTGATACCGACTCATTATGCGCTGCCTTTATCTGTCCTCTGTATGAATACAAATGTATCAGCATGGAATATATTGAAGAAAACTTCTCTAAAAAAATATACATGCTTTGCAAGGGCGTAGGACAAATGGAGGCAATTAAAGCCTTACATCAATCACAGTCGAGCCAAGTTAGTGCTAATCAAATTGATAATGTTCGCCGCATGTTACTGGCTATGGTGGAAGATGTTAGAGCGGTTGTCATCAAACTTGCAGAACGCTTGTGTCACTTACGTTTAGTCAAGAATAGTGATGAAGAAACGCGCGTTTTAGCGGCTAAAGAAACCAGTAATATATATGCGCCTTTAGCCAACCGTTTAGGTATTGGACAGCTAAAGTGGGAATTAGAAGATCTTTCGTTTCGCTATTTACACCCCGATGTCTACAAAAAAATAGCTAAGCAACTTGCTGAAAAACGTCTCGACAGAGAACGTTACATGACCGATTTCGTTGATAATATTTCGCAGCAATTAAAATCGTCGGGTATAAAAGGTTGTGTTTATGGGCGACCAAAACACATTTATAGCATTTGGAAAAAAATGCAACAAAAGTCGTTGGATTTTGAGCAGTTATTCGACGTGCGCGCGGTCCGTATTATTGTTGATGAACTTCAAGGTTGTTATGGCGCATTAGGTTTAGTTCATACCAGTTGGAAGCATTTATCGAAAGAATTTGATGACTATGTTGCTACGCCAAAAAGTAATGGCTATCAGTCAATTCATACGGTTGTTGTCGGTCCAGAAGGCAAAACAATAGAGATACAAATTAGAACCCAGCAAATGCATGATGACGCTGAGCTAGGTGTCGCTGCGCATTGGCGTTACAAAGAAGGTAATGCTAGTGGTAAAACTTCAGGTTTTGATGAAAAAGTTAGCTGGTTAAGAAAAATTTTGCAGTGGCAAGAAGATGTGTCAGAAAGTGGCGAGCTACTTGAGGAACTGCGCAGCCAAGTGTTCGAAGACCGTATTTATGTATTTACGCCTAGTGGAGATGTGGTCGATTTACCGAGTGGCGCTACACCACTCGATTTTGCTTACTATATCCATTCTAATGTTGGGCATAGTTGTATTGGTGCAAAAGTGTTTGGCCGAATTGTGCCCTTTACTCATACCTTACAAACGGGTGATAAAGTTGAAGTACTGCGCAGTAAAACACTAAACCCAAGTAGAGATTGGTTAAACCCAAGCTTAAACTACCTACATACACCGCGTGCTAGGGCTAAAGTGCAGCACTTTTTTAGGCTACTTGATCGAGACAAAAATCTTGCAGCTGGCAAAGAAATGTTAGAAACAGCATTAGGGAAATTACAGTTATCTTTAGCTAAAGTCGATTTATCTGCGGCAATAGAGCGTTTTAACTTTACTACCAAGGATGATTTACTTGCCGCGATAGGCTCTGGTAATACACGTTTGCTACAAGTGGTTCATTGTTTACAACAGGAAAATGAGAAATCAAAACCCGAGGTAGAAATTGATCCACAAAGTTTAATCCGACAGCCTCAACAAGCTGACACACAAGCCGGCGATAACAACGGGATTACCGTTTCAGGTGTTGGCAACTTATTGACCCACATGGCTAAATGTTGTCAACCTGTGCCGGGTGATGACATCTCAGGTTTTATTACTCAAGGGCGGGGTATTTCGGTACACCGAGTTGACTGCGAACAACTCGCAAACGCATTGAACCAACAACCAGAACGTGAAGTAGAAGTTCAATGGGGCATTGATAGCAAGCAAAGTTATCAAGTCAGTATTAACATTATTGGTGGTGATCGCCAGGGGCTTCTCAGAGATATATCGACAATTATTTCTAATGAAAGAGTCAGTATTATTGGTATTGAAAGTAACACTGATAATGCTAAGCAAAGCATGAGCATGACAATTAAAGTAGAAATAGCCAATAATGAAGCGTTAACGCGATTATTAGCCAAATTAAAACAGTTGGATGATGTTGCTGAAGTTAAACGATTATAGCTAGTAAAGTTAGGTTGTATTAACTATAAGCACTGAAGAGACAAACTTAAGTACCATGATTGAGCAAAGCAACCCTGTAATGGGTTGCTATTACATTTTTCAGAAAATTTCTCGTCGATACTCTCATGAAAGTAAAGCTAAAAAATGGGCTGACATTTCCACTATTGAATTATTTAATATCAATAGGGTGGTAACCTATTACGTGATTACTCCTTTGGATTAAACTATTAAATTCATCTCTAATTTCTTTTGATTTTTCTGCACCTTCTTGTTCGTTGAATGCTTCCATCCACTTTATTCCTTCGGCAGATATTTCCCATTCCATTGATGAATAACCGTCTTTTAAAGTCCATGCTGTGGCCATATCCCATTCACCACTTTGTAGCCTTATAATATAAGGTACTTGAGTTCCCGCTGTTTTAGATGCTGGGAAATAGTGGTTCTTGATTATTTCCATTGCTCTATCTGCTTTTCCGGGTTTAAAGTCGGTATAGGTAATTGACATGTACTCAACGTTTGCTAATTTTTTAGGCTTTTTTTCTTCTGCATCAATAATAAACGGCATTACAGTTAACAAAAAAGCTAAGCTAGAAATGATAGCCTTTCTCATAATTACTTTCCTTTTGTAAAGTTTATTTTTACTGCATGTTTTATTCACCCTAGAAGTTTAGTACAAAAAACATACAATAACGAACCGCTGATATCTTAATTTTAAAGAATGTAATATATTGACTTAATACAATGAATTAGGAAGCTAGATTAGTGAGCATAAGTAGTAGATATATAGCGGCAAGTTAAATAGATAGGATATTATAAAATGTTGACCGACAAACCCTCAATAGCAAAACTTCGCTAGATTATGTCTGAGTTACGCGACCGTGAAACTGGCTGTCCATGGGGCTTCAAAAAGTATTTGTATCCATCACATCCAGCACAATCGAAGAAGAATACAAATTGTCACGGTATAGTTATTAATATTCAGGGATCTGATGAATGATGAAATTCAAAAAAAGCACAAGTTACTTTTTTGTTAAGTACGCTTATTTTCTCATTTTGATCTTAATAGCTTACCTATCTTATTTTGTTTTTGAACATCCTGATATTCAGACGAATAAAAGCCACTATTTATACAAAATTATCGCCTATTATACGGCTCCTTTCATTATCCCTTTATCTGTAATCTGTCCAGTTTATCTCTGGTTTAAGTATCGAAAATTAGAAGTGAATCTAGCCGATGGCGTGATTAAACTTAACAACAAATTTATAGATATCAGTATTGTGAAGGAAATATATATAAAATATGGGTCTATTACAGATTCATATGAATACACATTTTACGAAGTAGTTCCAATGGAGCACCGAAAACTTTTGGTTATCCCTATGTTTTTTGAAGCAGCTTCTCAAGATAATTTTGAAAAAGAGTTGAATGAATTCTGTATGAGAAATAAAGTAAAACTAACAAGCAATAAGTGAATTTAAAAATGTTAAATGAAACCCCTTCAATAGAAAAACTTCGTTGGATCATGTCTGAGTTGCGTAACCCTGAAACCGGTTGCCCTTGGGACTTAAAGCAAACCTTTACCTCTATCATTCCTCACACTATCGAAGAGGAATGCAAAGTTTCACGGGTAATAAGTTTGTAACTTTATAAATTAAAAATAATGAAGGAGTCGTTAGTGAATACAGTGATAGTAATAGCCATAGTTGCGATAATTTTAATTGTTGTTTTAATTAGTAAGTCGTCGAAAAAAGATAAACCGACCGTAGTTGTTGAATCTAAAGAAAAACCAGAACCCTCTGATATAGAACCACAAGCATCTAATTCAGATGAAAGTGATATCGACTACTTGAATTCATTTGTTGTAATTGACACTGAAACTACGGGTTTGTCTGAAGGCTATCAGATTATTGAAATTGCAGTAGTGGATATGAATGAAAATATCCTATTATCAGAAAGAATCAAACCAAGTATCGCCATTGAACGAAGTGCAACTAAGGTTCATGGCATTGCTGAAAGCGAATTGAGTAATGTTGAATCATTTAGTTCAATTACGGAAAAACTATTACTGGCGATACAAGGCAGACGCATTGCAGGATACAACCTTCCATATGATACTGAAGCAATATATAACAGTGCAATCGCAAGCGATGCTAATATAAAATTGGATAATGAAGCTTTGTGTGTAATGCAATATGCAAATACTACATTCAAATTGACCAAAAGCATGAAGCTAACAGAGCTATGCGAAGCATTTTCTATCAGTACCTCTAATGCACACTCAGCGTCATCTGATGCATTAATGACTGTAAAATTAATGAAGCAGTTATTTGAAATTGAAAATACCTTTAATGGTAATTATTTACCTGAATTTGAAGAAATCAACCCACTGAATCTATCGTTATGTCAAGATGGTGATTCATTAACTGAATGGACTGCTTCTGATGGTAGGGTGATGTTGTTCTCACCTAGTTCTGTTGGTGGTTCAGGTAGAGTTGCACATCTATCCGAGACAACCAAGAGTATGGTCACTGAAATTTATAAAGGTGATGGTGCTGTTGAGTACATTGTAAATTATGAAAGTACTATTCCGACAATAGAAATAAAAACTTACTCCGAAGAAGAAGTTGAAAATATTGAAAATGAAAATCAACAACAATATATTGATTCATTAAGAGCAGAGCTTCCTGTTGCTGGCGTAGTTCCTAAAAAAGGTAGTTTAAGATTAACACTGAAGAACAATATTTTATTGGAGCCATATATTACTCAACATTTCGACATCAATGAGCAGTTATTCATTCAGCACCAATCCCTTGATAGTTTTCTGAGTGGTTCATTGTTATTGGATTTTTATGATGAAAGTGGCAAATTAGTGGCTCAACAGCATTTATCAAAACCATGGAAAAGAGTTGCTGGAATCATTACATCTGGTTATAAGGCAACAGTACAGATTGTAAATGCAACTGAAAAAAACAATACTAAAGTGGATGTGATATTTGATAACGCTTAATGATGAACCTTCAATAGAAAAACTCCGTTGGATAATGTCTGAGCTACGCAACCCTGAAACTGGCTGCCCTTGGGATTTAAAGCAAACGTTTGCTTCTATTATTCCTCATACTATTGAAGAGGCATACGAGGTAGTAGATGCGATTGAGCAAGAAGATTTTACTGAGTTGGAAAAAGAGCTGGGTGATTTACTGTTTCAAGTCGTGTTTTATAGCCAACTTGGCGCGGAAGAAAAGCGTTTTGATTTTGACAGCGTGTTGAGCGCGATTTGTGAAAAATTAATTCGCCGTCATCCACATGTTTTTGCCAGTAGTGATTTCCAATCTGACGTTGAAGTTAAAGCTAATTGGGAAAATGAAAAAGTAAAGGAGCGTCAGCATAAAAACAATGACAGCAACTTAAGTGTTTTGGCTGATATTCCACGTAACTTGCCGGCATTGTCACAAGCCGCAAAAATTCAGAAACGCTGCTCGCATGTCGGCTTTGATTGGCACAATATTGATGATGTTTTTGCTAAAGTTGAAGAAGAGGTTTTAGAAGTTAAAGCAGAATTACATCGTGACGATAGCGCATTAGCGGAAGAGTTAGGTGATTTGATGTTTGCAGTGGTTAACTTATGTCGACACGCTAAGCAAGATCCTGAAGCGTTGTTGCGCCAAGCGAACAATAAATTTACCAAAAGGTTTCATGGTGTTGAAGCACAAGTGAATAAGACCGATAAAAGCTTTGAGCAACACTCTTTAGACGAACTTGAATCCTTTTGGCAACAAGTGAAAATTTCTGAAAAATCCAAATATTAATCTAAATATTAATAAAATTTATTAAATAGCACCGTGAGGTAAAAATGAGTTCTCTACCTAAATTAGTCGACAGCAAAATAACGCTCAGTAATAAAGTGGTTGCCTTGACGTTTAATCGCCATGACGTCCGAAATGCATTAACGGGCACGGCAATAGCCGATGATATTGTGAATACAGTTGAATGGATTAATCGTACACCTGAAATTGCGGTGTTGATTATAACCGGTGATGGTTCGGCATTTTCTTCTGGCGGAAATATCAAAGACATGGCAGATCGCGCGGGTGATTTTGCCGGTGATGTGCAAACCCTAGAAAGACGTTATCGAGAAGGGATTCAGCGTATACCGTTAGCCTTGCACAAATTAGAAGTACCCGTGATTGCCGCAGTGAATGGCCCTGCAATAGGCGCAGGTTTTGATATTGCCAATATGTGCGATATAAGAATAGCCTCGACAAAAGCTAAGTTTGGCGAAACCTTTGTTAACTTAGGGATTATTCCTGGCGATGGCGGCGCATGGTTTATGCAGCGGTTAATAGGTTATCAAAAAGCGGCCGAGTTAACTTTTACCGGTCGTGTAATCAATGCGTCAGAGGCAAAAGAAATCGGTGTCGTATTGGATGTTGTTGAGCCTGAAAATTTAATCGCAAGAGTGAACGAGCTTGCCAACGAAATAGCGGCTAAGCCTGTGGCTTCACTGCGCTTAACAAAACGTTTAATGAAGTTAGCCCAAAGAACTGAATTACCGGACTTTTTGGATATTTGTGCGGTTTTTCAGGGCATGTGCCATAACAACCCTGAGCATTTAACCGCGGTAAATACTATGATTGAAAAACTGGCGAAATAAAAAACATCCGCTGGTAATAATCAATACAAATTTAAGTTTAATATGGGTTAATCCGTCAGTTAACCCACCGTAAATTTTAGCGCTACTACTAGGTTTTTATACCCGATATTTTCCTTAGCGTTTAATCCAACCTCTGCGAATGAATACATTTAACGACATTAGCTACTTTTGGTTAATGTCCGTTTCAACTCTTGAATAAAGTTATCTATATCCGATTGATTAATATCTAAATGAGTGACTAGGCGCATAGGATTGCCAGCAGATAACAATATACCTTGGTGCTTAAGTTGTTCCACTAAGTCTGCCATATCAATTTCTTCAGTGAATGTCGCGAATACCATATTGGTTTCAACTTGGGCTACGTTTACCGAAATGTTATCTAGCTGATTTAAAGCATGGGCTAAATATTTGGCATTGTCATGATCTTGTTGTATTTTTTCTGGGTTTTGTTCCAGTGCTATTTTTGCTGCTGCGGCAATAATTCCGGCTTGTCGCATACCACCACCGACCATTTTCCGCCAACGCTTAGCACTTTTTATTAGCGCTTCTGAGCCCAATAATATTGAACCTATCGGCGCACCAAGTCCTTTTGATAAGCAAATAGACATCGAATCTACGTGTTGGCAAATCTCAGTAATATCGACATTTAATGCACAGGCCGCATTGTAGACTCGTGCTCCGTCTAAATGTAATGCTAGGTTGTTTCGCTGTGTAAATTTACGTGCTTGTGCCATATATTCCAGCGAAAGCACTTTGCCGTTAATGGTGTTTTCAATACTCAGTAATGTCGTGCGAGCAAAGTGTGAGTCATCAGGCTTGATGGCGGCAGCCAGTTTTTTGAAACATAACGTACCATCTTTTTCATTATCGATCGGCTGAGGCTGAATGGAGCCTAATACAGCCGCGCCGCCACCTTCAAATTTATAGTTATGGGCTTGTTGACCACAAAGGTAT includes the following:
- the mazG gene encoding nucleoside triphosphate pyrophosphohydrolase, whose protein sequence is MITLNDEPSIEKLRWIMSELRNPETGCPWDLKQTFASIIPHTIEEAYEVVDAIEQEDFTELEKELGDLLFQVVFYSQLGAEEKRFDFDSVLSAICEKLIRRHPHVFASSDFQSDVEVKANWENEKVKERQHKNNDSNLSVLADIPRNLPALSQAAKIQKRCSHVGFDWHNIDDVFAKVEEEVLEVKAELHRDDSALAEELGDLMFAVVNLCRHAKQDPEALLRQANNKFTKRFHGVEAQVNKTDKSFEQHSLDELESFWQQVKISEKSKY
- the relA gene encoding GTP diphosphokinase; the protein is MVSVRKSHQMSQASFEQWLVALELDDDKKAALEKLYQKVSDLFDDKTPCQIKSLEMVEILSALNLDTDSLCAAFICPLYEYKCISMEYIEENFSKKIYMLCKGVGQMEAIKALHQSQSSQVSANQIDNVRRMLLAMVEDVRAVVIKLAERLCHLRLVKNSDEETRVLAAKETSNIYAPLANRLGIGQLKWELEDLSFRYLHPDVYKKIAKQLAEKRLDRERYMTDFVDNISQQLKSSGIKGCVYGRPKHIYSIWKKMQQKSLDFEQLFDVRAVRIIVDELQGCYGALGLVHTSWKHLSKEFDDYVATPKSNGYQSIHTVVVGPEGKTIEIQIRTQQMHDDAELGVAAHWRYKEGNASGKTSGFDEKVSWLRKILQWQEDVSESGELLEELRSQVFEDRIYVFTPSGDVVDLPSGATPLDFAYYIHSNVGHSCIGAKVFGRIVPFTHTLQTGDKVEVLRSKTLNPSRDWLNPSLNYLHTPRARAKVQHFFRLLDRDKNLAAGKEMLETALGKLQLSLAKVDLSAAIERFNFTTKDDLLAAIGSGNTRLLQVVHCLQQENEKSKPEVEIDPQSLIRQPQQADTQAGDNNGITVSGVGNLLTHMAKCCQPVPGDDISGFITQGRGISVHRVDCEQLANALNQQPEREVEVQWGIDSKQSYQVSINIIGGDRQGLLRDISTIISNERVSIIGIESNTDNAKQSMSMTIKVEIANNEALTRLLAKLKQLDDVAEVKRL
- the rlmD gene encoding 23S rRNA (uracil(1939)-C(5))-methyltransferase RlmD, which gives rise to MANFFKASPKKTQVQQQLTVHVSHLDQQGCGVAFQGKKPIFIEGALPNETLEVKLYEQKSKFSKAKLLQIITASPNRAEVKCRHYFQCGGCNLQHMDYQSQLSYKQDKITKLFSRQALNEPMPWQNPIVSEPWHYRRKARIGVQYNKRGEPIVGFRQRESSHLTEIKSCPVLVEAFNNIFPELKDILAKVSGKNAIGHIEIIAANVNVVLVRQLVKLTAKDKQLWMNFASKNDWLVYFDDGKSVTPLMEDKTLSYTLTDTIKIEFSVDSFIQVNHLVNNKMVEQAQAWLMLNESDVVLDLFCGLGNFSLPMAQKVSTVVGIEGIASMVDKAQANAQKNGISNCQFYQADLNSDWQNELWAQQKYTKILLDPARAGAYQALTQLLTFKVSKILYVSCDPASLARDAKLLIDHGYKIEKIALMDMFSQTKHVETMVMFSL
- a CDS encoding enoyl-CoA hydratase-related protein; translation: MSSLPKLVDSKITLSNKVVALTFNRHDVRNALTGTAIADDIVNTVEWINRTPEIAVLIITGDGSAFSSGGNIKDMADRAGDFAGDVQTLERRYREGIQRIPLALHKLEVPVIAAVNGPAIGAGFDIANMCDIRIASTKAKFGETFVNLGIIPGDGGAWFMQRLIGYQKAAELTFTGRVINASEAKEIGVVLDVVEPENLIARVNELANEIAAKPVASLRLTKRLMKLAQRTELPDFLDICAVFQGMCHNNPEHLTAVNTMIEKLAK
- a CDS encoding 3'-5' exonuclease; its protein translation is MNTVIVIAIVAIILIVVLISKSSKKDKPTVVVESKEKPEPSDIEPQASNSDESDIDYLNSFVVIDTETTGLSEGYQIIEIAVVDMNENILLSERIKPSIAIERSATKVHGIAESELSNVESFSSITEKLLLAIQGRRIAGYNLPYDTEAIYNSAIASDANIKLDNEALCVMQYANTTFKLTKSMKLTELCEAFSISTSNAHSASSDALMTVKLMKQLFEIENTFNGNYLPEFEEINPLNLSLCQDGDSLTEWTASDGRVMLFSPSSVGGSGRVAHLSETTKSMVTEIYKGDGAVEYIVNYESTIPTIEIKTYSEEEVENIENENQQQYIDSLRAELPVAGVVPKKGSLRLTLKNNILLEPYITQHFDINEQLFIQHQSLDSFLSGSLLLDFYDESGKLVAQQHLSKPWKRVAGIITSGYKATVQIVNATEKNNTKVDVIFDNA
- the barA gene encoding two-component sensor histidine kinase BarA, with the translated sequence MNDYLFGISHNCAIIALFTQIFHTKVQQKMHKISLKDWVILLTIVPTTIISLLVAGYLSYSRYSELDQFIYQRATSIISPLAISSAEPLLEKKRNSLRSLIGFSHRSQSDIIKSIAIFTKDNQIFVTSAYHGDTHTLRIKAGQNLPKRIQYDDYDDYLIYRAPIIDEFTTQNTNSALDMNIIGYIAIQIDKSTIKYAQQQLLITVFFILLAGFIISALFAYKLINSVTRPISSMVLAIDRIREGKIESRISGQLVGELNFLKNGVNAMAQSLGDYQDEMQRSIDQATIDLRESLEQFEIQNVELDIAKRKAQDANKVKSEFLANMSHELRTPLNGVIGFTRQVLKTPLSDTQRDHLQTIERSAASLLSIINDILDFSKLDAGKMIIENIPFSIRESIEETLTLLAPSAHKKHIELSLRVSPQLPDSLIGDAMRIKQVMVNLASNAIKFTDKGSVDINLEGNVIGNNLYRIRVTVQDTGIGIHSQQQNSIFEAFGQGDKSVTRIYGGTGLGLVISQRLVSEMQGNIGFESIESQGSTFWFTFQCELNTIPTVQLPAPESLCGKSILYYEPHAASHLATSEILAGWKMKTTCISQRSEMDLLLSNKKMLASFDFALIGHDVTPSALNDVKEFIFALKDIIPSIHLAINSNSPSLHEALISSGAKTCISKPITMQRLSKTLVPTLTSESNNLIEISDQKVPIKVLAVDDNEANLKLIKELLLEQVNDVTTATDGAKAVDLCRNEKFALIFMDIQMPVLDGISALSIIRQQTLNEHTPIIAVTAHVFGEEKDKLLDNGFNSFITKPIDEGMLHHSIYEYCDSTLLASRPELIVPLPGPVVISSRPQIIDWKLALQRAGHKKPLAKDMFIGLVNSLPETKANISEALISQDIEQLKVLIHKLNGACCYSGVPSLGKVTHELETELKRGIGLDDLQPEFFEFFEQIDLVLNDAEEFIKKI